In Streptomyces sp. NBC_00704, a genomic segment contains:
- a CDS encoding UDP-glucuronic acid decarboxylase family protein, with protein sequence MSGRAYRRALVTGGAGFVGSHLCRRLLGAGAEVVCLDNLATGSRSNLAGLRAESGFRFVRGDATDPAAWRALPGRFDLVLHFACPASPADYLRLPLETLAVGSDGTRHALERARRDDARFVLASTSEVYGDPLEHPQTETYWGNVNPVGPRSVYDESKRFAEALVTAHRGVRGTDAAIVRIFNTYGPRMRAGDGRAVPTFIAQALDGAPLTVAGDGSQTRSLCYVDDTVDGVLALAASDEPGPVNVGGGEEITMLGLARRIVDLTGSASRIRFVERPADDPTRRRPDTRLARERLGWQPRVGWSEGLERTIDWFTRSAAA encoded by the coding sequence ATGAGCGGACGCGCATACCGCCGGGCCCTGGTGACGGGCGGAGCCGGATTCGTGGGATCGCACCTGTGCAGGCGGCTGCTCGGCGCGGGAGCCGAGGTCGTCTGCCTCGACAACCTGGCCACCGGATCGCGGTCGAACCTGGCCGGTCTGCGGGCCGAGAGCGGGTTTCGCTTCGTGCGGGGCGACGCCACCGATCCCGCGGCCTGGCGCGCGCTGCCCGGCCGTTTCGACCTGGTCCTGCACTTCGCCTGCCCGGCCTCTCCCGCCGACTACCTGCGGCTGCCGCTGGAGACCCTCGCCGTCGGCAGCGACGGCACCCGCCACGCGTTGGAGCGGGCCCGGCGCGACGACGCACGCTTCGTTCTCGCCTCCACCTCGGAGGTGTACGGCGATCCGCTGGAGCATCCGCAGACGGAGACGTACTGGGGCAACGTCAATCCGGTCGGTCCGCGCAGCGTCTACGACGAGTCCAAGCGCTTCGCCGAAGCCCTGGTGACGGCCCACCGGGGCGTGCGCGGCACCGACGCGGCCATCGTCCGCATCTTCAACACCTACGGCCCCCGCATGCGCGCCGGCGACGGCCGCGCCGTGCCCACCTTCATCGCCCAGGCGCTGGACGGCGCGCCCCTGACCGTCGCCGGCGACGGCAGCCAGACGCGCTCGCTGTGCTACGTCGACGACACGGTCGACGGCGTCCTCGCCTTGGCGGCCTCGGACGAGCCGGGGCCCGTGAACGTCGGCGGCGGCGAGGAGATCACGATGCTGGGCCTCGCCCGCCGGATCGTCGATCTCACCGGCTCCGCCTCCCGCATCCGTTTCGTCGAGCGCCCCGCCGACGACCCCACGCGTCGCCGGCCCGACACCCGGCTGGCGCGCGAGCGGCTCGGCTGGCAGCCGCGGGTCGGGTGGAGCGAGGGGCTGGAACGCACGATCGACTGGTTCACCCGTTCGGCGGCAGCCTGA
- a CDS encoding SDR family NAD(P)-dependent oxidoreductase, giving the protein MISTTPSAEAAEFAGKTALVTGAARGIGKETASLLHTRGAHVVALDTRPELAVLSEELPGIVTVTGDVTAEETAARAVGAAVEAFGGLDILVNNAGRTLNKPVTHTTARDWDMVMDVNARGAFLFAREAFRAMEERGGGAIVSTGSYASTVGLPEGVAYSASKGALAQLTKVLALEGGPLGIRANLVAAGVVETDFLDTFRPDSRAHLASFADVHPLGRVAQPREIAEVLCFLVSPRSAFVTGAVLPADGGFTAA; this is encoded by the coding sequence ATGATATCCACGACCCCGTCCGCCGAGGCCGCCGAGTTCGCCGGGAAGACGGCCCTCGTCACCGGCGCCGCGCGCGGTATCGGCAAGGAGACCGCATCCCTCCTCCACACCCGCGGCGCACACGTCGTCGCCCTCGACACACGTCCCGAACTCGCCGTGCTCTCGGAGGAGTTGCCCGGGATCGTGACCGTGACCGGCGACGTCACCGCGGAAGAAACCGCCGCCCGCGCGGTGGGTGCCGCCGTCGAAGCCTTCGGCGGACTGGACATCCTGGTCAACAACGCCGGACGCACCCTGAACAAGCCCGTCACGCACACCACCGCACGGGACTGGGACATGGTGATGGACGTCAACGCCCGCGGTGCCTTCCTCTTCGCCCGCGAGGCCTTCCGGGCCATGGAGGAGCGGGGCGGCGGCGCCATCGTCAGTACCGGTTCGTACGCGTCCACGGTCGGCCTGCCCGAAGGAGTCGCCTACAGCGCATCGAAGGGGGCTCTCGCCCAGCTGACCAAGGTGCTGGCACTGGAGGGCGGCCCCCTGGGCATCCGCGCGAACCTCGTCGCCGCAGGCGTTGTCGAGACCGACTTCCTCGACACCTTCCGCCCCGACAGCCGTGCCCATCTCGCGTCCTTCGCGGACGTCCACCCCCTGGGCAGGGTGGCGCAGCCCCGCGAGATCGCGGAAGTCCTGTGCTTCCTGGTCTCCCCGCGGTCCGCCTTCGTCACGGGCGCCGTACTCCCCGCGGACGGCGGCTTCACCGCCGCCTGA
- a CDS encoding TetR/AcrR family transcriptional regulator: MSPRPMVRPGGRSARVQESVHAAVRELVGEVGRDALTVPMVATRAGVTPSTIYRRWGDLQELLSDVAVERLRPETDPADLGSLRADLDAWAEQFLDEMASPPGRAYIRDALLGDPDGANAGQCSAYAAEQLDVVVARAVQRGEPVPETELLIDRVVAPIMYRILFRPGRLDAAYARELVTNAVYVLQVEAGARPTQAAAARRSKKPDS, translated from the coding sequence ATGAGTCCCAGGCCCATGGTCCGCCCCGGCGGGCGCAGCGCGCGCGTACAGGAGTCCGTCCATGCGGCGGTACGTGAGCTCGTAGGGGAGGTGGGCCGCGACGCGCTCACCGTCCCGATGGTGGCCACTCGGGCGGGCGTGACCCCCTCCACGATCTACCGTCGTTGGGGCGACCTGCAGGAACTCCTGTCCGACGTGGCCGTCGAACGACTGCGCCCGGAAACGGATCCGGCCGATCTCGGAAGCCTGCGGGCCGATCTCGACGCGTGGGCGGAACAGTTCCTCGACGAGATGGCCTCGCCGCCCGGGCGCGCCTACATCCGGGACGCCCTGCTCGGCGACCCCGACGGCGCCAATGCCGGTCAGTGTTCGGCGTATGCCGCAGAGCAGCTCGACGTCGTGGTGGCCCGTGCGGTGCAGCGGGGGGAGCCGGTGCCCGAGACGGAACTGCTGATCGACCGTGTCGTGGCGCCGATCATGTACCGCATCCTCTTCCGCCCTGGCCGACTGGACGCCGCATACGCGCGTGAGCTCGTGACGAACGCCGTGTACGTCCTCCAGGTCGAGGCCGGCGCTCGCCCCACCCAGGCCGCCGCCGCGCGGCGCTCGAAGAAACCCGACAGCTGA
- a CDS encoding carbamoyltransferase family protein, translated as MRILGINALFHDPAAALVLDGRTVAAAEEERFSRRKHGKRPVPFSAWELPELSARWCLEHAGVRPEELDAVAYSFDPQLARPARDMGLNDPWDPLRLDYARRAPEFLAEALPGLDPDRVVFVPHHVAHAASAALASPHPDSAVLVLDGRGEAASHLAGRYRDGRLDTLAAQALPHSLGLFYEELTEHLGFLRSSDEYKVMALASYGKPRFLPQLRQQVHPTGDGGFRAHGVDWAAFCPPRPRAEEWARVHADLAASAQAVLEELLLELVHWLHREAGGEALTMAGGVALNCVANSRIAERGPYRHVWVQPAAGDAGTALGGALHLADNPRAMPGADLGRGWSDEELRAWLDQAAIPYEKPDDIAEAVAEELARDGIVAWFQGRSEYGPRALGHRSLLAHPGRAENLERLNHVKGREEFRPVAPMVLADRADELFTGPLPSPYMLFVHDVAVQWRERIPAVVHVDGTARIQTVDERQEPLVARMLRGFERRTGLPVVVNTSLNTAGRPMVDDPRDALECFGSAPVDLLAIGPYAVRRGKAFS; from the coding sequence ATGCGCATCCTCGGCATCAACGCCCTGTTTCACGACCCGGCCGCCGCTCTCGTCCTCGACGGCCGCACGGTAGCGGCCGCGGAGGAGGAGCGCTTCAGCCGCCGAAAACACGGCAAACGGCCGGTGCCGTTCTCCGCCTGGGAGCTGCCCGAACTCTCCGCCCGCTGGTGCCTGGAGCACGCGGGCGTACGGCCGGAGGAACTCGACGCGGTCGCCTACTCGTTCGATCCGCAGCTCGCGCGCCCGGCCCGTGACATGGGGCTGAACGACCCCTGGGACCCCCTGCGGCTGGACTACGCGCGCCGCGCTCCCGAGTTCCTCGCCGAGGCCCTGCCCGGCCTGGACCCGGACCGGGTCGTCTTCGTCCCCCACCACGTGGCGCACGCCGCCTCCGCCGCACTCGCCTCGCCTCACCCGGACAGCGCCGTCCTGGTCCTCGACGGGCGCGGCGAGGCCGCCTCCCACCTGGCCGGACGCTATCGCGACGGCAGGCTCGACACCCTGGCCGCGCAGGCGCTGCCCCACTCCCTGGGCCTGTTCTACGAGGAGCTGACCGAGCACCTGGGCTTCCTGCGCAGCAGCGACGAGTACAAGGTGATGGCCCTCGCCTCCTACGGCAAGCCCCGCTTCCTGCCCCAGTTGCGGCAGCAGGTGCATCCGACCGGCGACGGCGGCTTCCGCGCCCACGGCGTCGACTGGGCCGCCTTCTGCCCGCCCCGCCCGAGGGCTGAGGAATGGGCGCGCGTGCACGCCGACCTCGCCGCCAGTGCTCAGGCGGTGCTGGAGGAGCTGCTGCTCGAACTCGTCCACTGGCTGCACCGCGAGGCCGGGGGAGAGGCGCTGACGATGGCCGGCGGTGTGGCTCTCAACTGCGTCGCCAACTCCAGGATCGCCGAGCGCGGCCCGTACCGGCACGTGTGGGTGCAGCCCGCGGCCGGGGACGCCGGGACCGCGCTCGGCGGGGCCCTCCACCTCGCGGACAACCCCCGGGCGATGCCCGGCGCGGACCTCGGCCGCGGCTGGAGCGACGAGGAGCTGCGTGCCTGGCTCGACCAGGCCGCGATCCCCTACGAGAAGCCCGACGACATCGCGGAGGCGGTCGCCGAGGAGCTGGCCCGGGACGGGATCGTGGCCTGGTTCCAGGGCCGCAGCGAGTACGGGCCACGCGCTCTCGGACACCGCTCCCTGCTGGCCCACCCCGGCCGGGCGGAGAATCTGGAGCGGCTCAACCACGTGAAGGGGCGTGAGGAGTTCCGCCCCGTGGCGCCCATGGTCCTCGCCGACCGGGCCGACGAGCTGTTCACCGGGCCGCTGCCCAGTCCGTACATGCTGTTCGTGCACGACGTGGCAGTGCAGTGGCGCGAGCGCATCCCGGCTGTCGTGCACGTCGACGGGACCGCCCGCATCCAGACCGTCGACGAGCGGCAGGAACCCCTGGTGGCCCGGATGCTGCGCGGCTTCGAACGGCGCACCGGGCTGCCCGTCGTCGTCAACACCAGTCTCAACACCGCGGGCCGCCCCATGGTGGACGATCCCCGCGACGCCCTGGAGTGCTTCGGCTCGGCGCCCGTGGACCTGCTGGCGATCGGACCGTACGCGGTGCGCCGGGGGAAGGCGTTCTCGTGA
- a CDS encoding MFS transporter translates to MKQTDEIATGAGGTGAVTEVSPPPGTLALLVLCAAHFMDAIDLSDVGVALPAIQRDLGMTSGSLQWVVSAYALGYGGFLLLGGRVADLFGRRRAFLTAVAVFGVVSVLGALAPTGGLLVAARLVKGVAAGFLAPAALSLITTNWPEGPRRGRALGWYATAGACGFIGGLVLGGVLTELSWRLVFALPVPIAVGALLAGRRLLPADPRRGVREKMDVPGALTATGALALLVYALTQAPSHGRLSARTLVLLFAAAGLLVLFVRVESRTRRPLVPLSFLTRRTTAGANLTIFAMWGAYTSFAFLATLYLQKVLDWSPLQTAGAFVPLGLANGALAPFAGRLAARFGTHRMIAAGMLLLALSYVLFFRIGPHSSFLTVVLPVMVVNGIGTAATFPALNMSAVTGVPDRDQGLAGALLNTFMQIGGAVVLAVVTAVVEAGQGTNRGDPLAGYGLGTGVIVATVLVGLGAALLIRHRPDSRDH, encoded by the coding sequence ATGAAACAGACCGACGAGATCGCCACGGGCGCCGGCGGAACCGGGGCCGTCACGGAGGTCTCCCCGCCACCCGGCACCCTGGCCCTGCTGGTGCTGTGCGCGGCTCATTTCATGGACGCCATAGACCTGTCCGACGTGGGCGTGGCCCTGCCCGCGATCCAGCGCGACCTCGGCATGACTTCGGGCTCCCTCCAGTGGGTGGTGTCCGCCTACGCCCTCGGCTACGGCGGGTTCCTCCTCCTGGGCGGCCGGGTCGCCGATCTGTTCGGCCGGCGACGCGCGTTCCTGACCGCGGTCGCCGTCTTCGGCGTGGTGAGTGTGCTGGGAGCACTCGCTCCGACCGGTGGCCTGCTGGTCGCGGCGCGGCTGGTGAAGGGCGTCGCCGCGGGCTTCCTGGCCCCGGCGGCTCTTTCTCTGATCACCACCAACTGGCCGGAGGGTCCGCGGCGCGGCCGTGCCCTCGGCTGGTACGCCACCGCCGGCGCCTGCGGCTTCATCGGCGGACTCGTTCTCGGCGGCGTGCTCACCGAACTGTCGTGGCGACTGGTCTTCGCGCTCCCCGTGCCCATCGCTGTGGGCGCGCTCCTCGCGGGGCGGCGCCTGCTCCCGGCGGACCCCCGGCGCGGCGTCCGCGAGAAGATGGACGTTCCTGGCGCACTGACGGCCACCGGAGCCCTGGCGCTCCTGGTCTACGCCCTCACCCAGGCTCCGTCGCACGGCCGGCTGTCCGCCCGCACCCTCGTCCTCCTCTTCGCCGCGGCCGGCCTGCTCGTCCTGTTCGTGCGGGTCGAGTCCCGCACACGCAGGCCCTTGGTCCCGCTGTCCTTCCTCACCCGGCGCACGACCGCCGGCGCCAACCTGACGATCTTCGCCATGTGGGGCGCCTACACCTCGTTCGCGTTCCTCGCCACGCTCTACCTGCAGAAGGTGCTGGACTGGTCGCCGTTGCAGACCGCCGGCGCCTTCGTCCCGCTGGGCCTCGCCAACGGCGCGCTGGCGCCGTTCGCGGGGCGGCTCGCCGCCCGGTTCGGAACGCACAGGATGATCGCCGCCGGGATGCTGCTCCTCGCGCTGTCCTACGTGCTGTTCTTCCGGATCGGCCCCCACAGCTCCTTCCTCACCGTGGTCCTGCCCGTCATGGTCGTCAACGGGATCGGCACCGCGGCGACCTTTCCCGCGCTGAACATGAGCGCCGTGACCGGGGTGCCGGACCGAGACCAGGGGCTGGCGGGAGCCCTGCTCAACACCTTCATGCAGATCGGCGGTGCCGTCGTCCTCGCCGTCGTCACCGCGGTCGTCGAAGCCGGACAGGGGACGAACCGGGGTGACCCTCTGGCGGGCTACGGCCTCGGTACCGGCGTCATCGTCGCCACCGTGCTCGTCGGCCTGGGCGCCGCGCTCCTCATCCGGCACCGGCCCGACAGCCGGGACCACTGA
- a CDS encoding helix-turn-helix transcriptional regulator, with amino-acid sequence MDDNHLGDFLRARRAHLRPQDVNMASHGVRRVTGLRREEVAVLAGVNADYYTRLEQGRERHPSPQVLDALSRALLLDGDARGHLRRLAGVSPDGQGSLHTTEHVSPALRQLMDGYPHTPAFVMSRTLDLLAANALADALYAPFTPADNLARMTFLDPAGREFYRDWERAAQAAVANLRQASGFDPEHPRLRDLVGTLTEHSAAFRRLWAQHTVRGKTQDAKQLLHPDVGPLALTYQSFDVRDAPGQQLVIYHAEPGSPSAQALALLGFLYADGRRNPSRSAGQ; translated from the coding sequence ATGGACGACAACCATCTCGGGGACTTCCTCCGCGCGCGCCGTGCCCACCTGCGGCCACAGGACGTCAACATGGCGAGTCACGGCGTACGCAGGGTCACCGGACTGCGCCGCGAGGAGGTCGCCGTCCTGGCCGGCGTGAACGCCGACTACTACACCCGGCTGGAGCAGGGCCGCGAGCGTCATCCCTCGCCACAGGTGCTGGACGCGCTCAGCCGTGCCCTCCTGCTCGACGGGGACGCCCGCGGCCACCTGCGCCGCCTGGCTGGAGTGTCACCGGACGGCCAGGGCTCCCTCCACACCACCGAGCACGTCAGTCCCGCACTGCGTCAGCTGATGGACGGCTACCCGCACACCCCGGCGTTCGTGATGAGCCGCACCCTCGACCTCCTGGCCGCCAACGCTCTGGCCGACGCGCTCTACGCCCCCTTCACCCCCGCGGACAACCTGGCCCGCATGACCTTCCTCGACCCAGCCGGACGGGAGTTCTACCGAGACTGGGAGCGGGCCGCCCAGGCCGCCGTCGCCAACCTGCGCCAGGCGAGCGGCTTCGACCCCGAGCACCCGCGTCTGCGAGACCTGGTGGGCACACTGACCGAACACAGTGCCGCATTCCGGCGGCTGTGGGCGCAGCACACCGTGCGCGGAAAGACGCAGGACGCCAAGCAGCTTCTCCACCCGGATGTCGGTCCTCTCGCCCTCACCTACCAGTCCTTCGACGTCCGGGACGCCCCGGGCCAGCAACTCGTCATCTATCACGCCGAACCGGGCAGCCCCTCGGCGCAGGCCCTGGCCCTTCTCGGCTTCCTGTACGCCGACGGCAGGCGGAACCCGTCCCGTTCCGCCGGACAGTGA
- a CDS encoding TetR/AcrR family transcriptional regulator, whose amino-acid sequence MTVPTGRRERKKAATRQKIADAALQLFLERGYDAVGIRDVAAEADVAVTTLFSHFASKEALVFERDDDFQQRLTRAVSERAPHEPLVPALRREVQALVRHCTADSAAPIWRMIDESPALRKYEESMRLRHAESLATAIAADPDLSRTTTACRAIARFVIDAYSLAREAADPKAAVDEIFRMIEAAWEANCPSAECRAVRAVGGSGG is encoded by the coding sequence ATGACCGTGCCGACCGGACGCCGTGAGCGCAAGAAGGCCGCGACCCGCCAGAAGATCGCTGACGCCGCCCTCCAGCTCTTCCTGGAACGCGGGTACGACGCCGTAGGCATTCGTGACGTGGCTGCAGAGGCCGACGTGGCCGTCACCACGCTCTTCTCTCACTTCGCCTCGAAAGAGGCCCTGGTGTTCGAGCGGGACGACGACTTCCAGCAACGCCTCACGCGGGCGGTCAGCGAACGGGCGCCGCACGAGCCGCTCGTCCCCGCACTGCGCCGCGAGGTCCAGGCCCTGGTGCGCCACTGCACGGCGGACAGCGCCGCCCCGATCTGGCGCATGATCGACGAGTCGCCCGCCCTGCGGAAGTACGAGGAGTCGATGAGACTGCGCCACGCGGAGTCGCTGGCAACGGCCATCGCCGCCGACCCCGACCTGTCCCGGACCACAACGGCCTGCCGGGCGATCGCGAGGTTCGTGATCGACGCCTATTCGCTGGCCCGAGAGGCGGCCGACCCGAAGGCCGCGGTGGACGAGATCTTCCGGATGATCGAGGCAGCCTGGGAGGCCAACTGCCCCTCGGCTGAGTGCAGGGCCGTCCGGGCAGTGGGGGGAAGCGGAGGGTGA
- a CDS encoding ribbon-helix-helix protein, CopG family, translating into MAMTLRLPDDLDAKLTERARREGRSKQELAIEAIRDAQNRAELKVDDVLAELMDSDAEILDYLK; encoded by the coding sequence ATGGCGATGACACTCCGACTCCCCGACGACCTGGACGCGAAGCTCACCGAGCGGGCTCGTCGGGAGGGGCGCAGCAAGCAGGAACTTGCCATCGAGGCCATCCGCGACGCCCAGAATCGGGCCGAGCTGAAGGTCGATGACGTCCTCGCCGAACTGATGGACAGCGATGCGGAGATCCTGGACTACCTGAAGTGA
- a CDS encoding NADP-dependent oxidoreductase: MKKVSFAEFGGPDVLQLIDAEEPHAGPGQIRIAVRAAGVNPVDWRIREGQVLGAHPIELPSGVGLDASGVVDEVGEGVGGVKVGDRVFGEGSSTYAEFAVLSAWARMPEALTFEEAAGYPSVVETALRVIREAGVQSGQTLLVSGASGGVGSAVLQIARDRGITVIGTAGAANQDYLRSLGAVATTYGEGWVGRVRDLGPVDAALDLAGSGVIPELVELTGDAHKVVSIADLDAPQFGVRFSGVAGSVPEALAEAVGLISRGKLHIPVEKSYTLAEAAAAHIDSQAGHTRGRRVLVV, from the coding sequence ATGAAGAAGGTGAGCTTCGCCGAGTTCGGCGGTCCGGACGTCCTGCAACTCATAGATGCCGAGGAGCCCCACGCAGGCCCCGGCCAGATACGCATCGCTGTGCGGGCGGCGGGCGTGAACCCCGTCGACTGGAGGATCCGTGAAGGCCAGGTCCTGGGCGCCCATCCGATCGAGTTGCCCTCCGGAGTCGGGCTGGACGCCTCCGGGGTGGTTGACGAGGTGGGTGAGGGCGTCGGAGGAGTCAAGGTCGGCGACCGCGTGTTCGGCGAAGGGTCGAGCACGTATGCCGAGTTCGCCGTGCTGTCGGCCTGGGCCCGTATGCCCGAGGCGCTGACGTTCGAAGAGGCGGCCGGGTATCCCTCCGTGGTGGAGACCGCGTTGCGCGTCATCCGCGAGGCCGGTGTGCAGTCCGGGCAGACACTCCTGGTCAGCGGTGCGTCCGGAGGAGTCGGATCGGCGGTCCTGCAGATCGCCCGTGACCGCGGCATCACGGTCATCGGCACGGCTGGGGCCGCGAACCAGGACTACCTGCGGAGCCTGGGTGCCGTCGCCACGACGTACGGCGAGGGCTGGGTCGGGCGGGTGCGGGACCTCGGCCCTGTCGACGCGGCTCTCGACCTGGCCGGCTCGGGCGTGATCCCCGAGCTCGTCGAGCTGACCGGGGATGCGCACAAGGTGGTCTCCATCGCCGATCTCGACGCGCCGCAGTTCGGTGTCCGGTTCTCCGGCGTGGCGGGGAGCGTGCCGGAAGCGCTCGCCGAGGCCGTCGGCCTCATCTCGCGGGGAAAGCTCCACATCCCGGTCGAGAAGTCGTACACGCTCGCCGAGGCCGCGGCGGCGCACATCGACAGCCAGGCCGGTCACACACGCGGACGCCGGGTTCTGGTCGTCTGA
- a CDS encoding Atu4866 domain-containing protein has protein sequence MTGDARSGRDFGHADVVGMWVTADGHIRQELLPDGRYDEARGDRRSAYTGRYTVTGDHLDYVDDTGFTATGDIRDGVLHHEHLVLYREDRTEKPS, from the coding sequence ATGACAGGCGACGCGCGGAGCGGCCGCGATTTCGGGCATGCCGACGTGGTCGGCATGTGGGTGACCGCGGACGGTCACATCCGTCAGGAGCTGTTGCCGGACGGGCGCTACGACGAGGCCCGCGGAGACCGGCGCAGCGCGTACACCGGCCGGTACACGGTGACCGGCGACCACCTCGACTACGTCGACGACACCGGCTTCACCGCCACGGGCGACATCCGGGACGGCGTGCTCCACCACGAACACCTCGTGCTCTACCGCGAGGACCGGACGGAGAAGCCCTCATGA
- a CDS encoding amidase gives MQPFELSLTEASRAVRARELSPVELTESVLARMAAVEGRVGAYVTVVADAAQAAAVRAEREIAVSGPRGPLHGIPMALKDLIDAEGMPTTASSRVRAGHVAERDSRVAERLGAAGAVLLGKTHTHEFAYGLTTPQTHNAWDHSRVAGGSSGGSAVAVAAGGATFAMGTDTGGSIRVPAALNGVVGLKPTYGLVPRTGVTSLSWSLDHVGPLTRTVQDAALVLSATAGHDPRDPASVSGPTLDRFPGGDLRGLKVGVPRNHYFDRVTPEVEESVRGAIERLAELGAELVDVEIPMAHYIRAVQWGLMVPEATAYHERSLRATPDLYAADVRILLEAGELTSAGDYLRAQRARTMMRDAWARMFDGIDVLAAPTVPMTAAEAGQEAVEWADGTTEAVSDSYVRLCAPANITGVPALTLPVGHDHAGLPIGMQLMARPFHDATVLRAGRVYEESVAGAGRLAPLAG, from the coding sequence ATGCAGCCGTTTGAGCTGTCGCTGACCGAAGCCTCCCGTGCGGTGCGCGCACGGGAGCTGTCCCCCGTCGAACTCACCGAATCGGTGCTCGCCCGTATGGCAGCCGTCGAAGGACGAGTGGGCGCCTACGTCACCGTCGTCGCCGACGCGGCCCAGGCCGCGGCGGTCCGCGCCGAACGGGAGATCGCCGTAAGCGGACCGCGCGGGCCGCTGCACGGGATCCCCATGGCGCTCAAGGATCTGATCGACGCGGAGGGGATGCCCACCACGGCGAGTTCGCGCGTCCGGGCAGGGCACGTGGCGGAGCGCGACAGTCGGGTGGCCGAACGGCTCGGCGCCGCCGGGGCCGTACTCCTGGGCAAGACGCACACGCACGAGTTCGCCTACGGCCTGACCACTCCGCAGACGCACAACGCCTGGGACCACAGCCGGGTCGCGGGTGGGTCGAGCGGCGGCTCGGCGGTGGCTGTCGCCGCCGGCGGGGCGACGTTCGCCATGGGCACGGACACGGGCGGTTCCATCCGGGTCCCCGCGGCCCTGAACGGCGTGGTGGGCCTCAAGCCGACCTACGGCCTGGTCCCCCGTACGGGCGTGACCTCGCTGTCCTGGTCCCTGGACCATGTGGGCCCTCTCACCCGCACCGTCCAGGACGCCGCGCTGGTGCTGTCGGCGACCGCCGGCCACGACCCGCGCGATCCGGCGAGCGTGTCCGGCCCCACGCTGGACCGCTTCCCGGGAGGCGACCTGCGAGGACTGAAGGTCGGCGTACCGCGCAACCACTACTTCGATCGGGTCACCCCCGAGGTCGAGGAGTCCGTACGCGGCGCGATCGAGCGGCTGGCGGAGCTGGGGGCGGAGCTCGTCGACGTCGAGATCCCGATGGCGCACTACATCCGGGCCGTTCAGTGGGGGCTGATGGTTCCCGAGGCCACCGCCTACCACGAGCGGTCGCTGCGGGCCACCCCCGACCTGTACGCGGCGGACGTTCGCATCCTGCTGGAGGCCGGCGAACTCACCTCCGCCGGCGACTACCTCCGCGCCCAGCGGGCCCGCACCATGATGCGCGACGCCTGGGCTCGCATGTTCGACGGAATCGACGTCCTCGCCGCGCCGACGGTGCCGATGACCGCCGCCGAGGCGGGGCAGGAAGCCGTCGAGTGGGCCGATGGCACGACCGAGGCCGTGTCGGACAGCTACGTCCGCCTCTGTGCCCCCGCCAACATCACCGGCGTCCCGGCCCTCACCCTGCCGGTCGGTCACGACCACGCCGGACTGCCGATCGGAATGCAGCTGATGGCGCGCCCCTTCCACGACGCGACGGTGCTCCGTGCGGGCCGGGTCTACGAGGAGTCGGTGGCCGGCGCGGGGCGGCTCGCTCCCCTCGCCGGCTGA
- a CDS encoding type II toxin-antitoxin system death-on-curing family toxin yields the protein MTEVRYVQLDEILAIARTVNGTEHSVRDMGLLVSAIERPRTNVFGAELYPTPHEKAAALLHSVARNHALIDGNKRTAWLAMRVFLRFNGVSASTVPPPVSLAGPFVEEVAQDNIDVPAIAKRLSAWFPVS from the coding sequence GTGACCGAAGTGCGCTACGTCCAGCTCGACGAGATCCTGGCCATCGCCCGCACGGTCAACGGTACCGAGCACAGCGTGCGTGACATGGGACTTCTGGTGTCGGCGATCGAACGGCCCCGGACGAACGTGTTCGGGGCCGAGCTGTATCCCACGCCGCACGAGAAGGCTGCGGCACTGTTGCACTCCGTTGCCCGCAATCACGCGCTGATCGACGGCAACAAGCGCACCGCCTGGCTTGCCATGCGTGTCTTCCTGCGGTTCAACGGCGTCAGCGCCAGTACCGTCCCGCCACCCGTCTCCCTGGCCGGCCCGTTCGTCGAGGAAGTCGCGCAGGACAACATCGATGTACCGGCCATCGCCAAGCGCCTGTCGGCCTGGTTCCCCGTTTCCTGA